A stretch of Anoplopoma fimbria isolate UVic2021 breed Golden Eagle Sablefish chromosome 4, Afim_UVic_2022, whole genome shotgun sequence DNA encodes these proteins:
- the LOC129090522 gene encoding LOW QUALITY PROTEIN: plastin-3 (The sequence of the model RefSeq protein was modified relative to this genomic sequence to represent the inferred CDS: inserted 1 base in 1 codon) produces MDDLLEKLDEQDTDPEERVLRGVSVAILTTIEDDDAAISPNVRDVAVVLEGTIVLHDLPDLSTAFAYLFGLLYAMNIDYPKEMRRTREERTFRNWMNSLGVNPHVHHIYGDLQSAMVILQLYERIKVPVDWDSRVNXPPFKGVGGGHLKKMENCTYAVELGKTKAGFSLVGIGGQDLYDGNQTLTLALVWQLMRRYTLNVLEDLGHGEVAGDDLIVSWVNKTLAGAGKSSSIKSFKDKAIGTSIPVLDLIDAIQPQSVNFELVQQGSLSDEDKLNNAKYAVSMARKIGAKVYALPEDLVEINPKMVMTIFACLMGRGMNRA; encoded by the exons ATGGATGACCTCCTGGAAAAGCTTGATGAACAG gaCACTGACCCTGAAGAAAGAGTGCTCAGAGGTGTGTCTGTTGCCATCCTCACCACCATTGAAGATGATGATGCTGCCATATCACCAAATGTGCGAGATGTGGCTGTTGTGTTGGAAGGGACCATTGTGCTTCATGACCTACCAGACCTCTCTACAGCCTTTGCATACCTCTTTGGCCTACTGTATGCCATGAACATTGATTATCCAAAGGAGATGAG GcggaccagagaggagaggacgttCAGGAACTGGATGAACTCTCTGGGAGTCAATCCGCATGTTCACCATATCTACGG TGATCTGCAGAGCGCCATGGTAATTCTCCAGCTCTATGAAAGGATCAAGGTACCAGTGGACTGGGACAGCAGAGTCA CACCTCCATTCAAGGGAGTAGGAggaggacatttaaaaaag atgGAAAACTGTACCTACGCTGTGGAGCTGGGAAAGACAAAAGCTGGTTTCTCCCTGGTGGGAATCGGCGGACAGGACCTCTACGATGGCAATCAGACACTAACTCTGGCACTGGTGTGGCAGCTGATGAGGAG GTACACGTTAAATGTTCTTGAAGACCTTGGACATGGAGAAGTGGCAGGAGACGATTTAATAGTTTCATGGGTCAACAAGACTTTGGCTGGGGCCGGCAAGAGTTCCTCTATCAAAAGCTTTAAG GACAAGGCAATCGGTACCAGTATACCAGTTCTGGACCTGATCGATGCCATTCAGCCCCAGAGTGTGAACTTTGAGCTGGTTCAGCAAGGAAGTCTGTCAGACGAAGACAAACTGAACAATGCCAA ATATGCCGTTTCCATGGCGAGAAAGATTGGGGCCAAAGTCTACGCGCTGCCTGAGGACCTGGTGGAGATCAACCCCAAAATGGTGATGACCATCTTCGCCTGCCTGATGGGGAGAGGCATGAATAGggcgtaa
- the hars gene encoding histidine--tRNA ligase isoform X2, with translation MEDKAQTQEALKTQGELVRRLKAEKASKHQIDEEVAKLLALKAQIGGDDGKHQFVLKTAKGTRDYNPKQMAIRERVFSTIIGCFKRHGAETIDTPVFELKETLTGKYGEDSKLIYDLKDQGGELLSLRYDLTVPFARYLAMNKITNIKRYHIAKVYRRDNPAMTRGRYREFYQCDFDIAGQYDAMIPDAECLKIVHEILSGLDLGDFRIKVNDRRILDGMFAVCGVPDDKFRTICSTVDKLDKMPWEDVRKEMVNEKGLSEEAADHIGEYVSLQGGMDLAERLLQDQKMSQSKQACAGLSDIKLLFSYLQLFQVTDKVVFDLSLARGLDYYTGIIYEAVLTQAGVSSEAQNGAPAEESVSVGSVAGGGRYDGLVGMFDPKGRKVPCVGVSIGIERIFSIMEQKAEASAEKVRTTEVQVMVASAQKNLLEERLKLVTELWNAGIKAEVMYKKNPKLLSQLQHCEESGIPLVAIMGEQELKDGVVKLRVVATREEVDISRAALVDEIRRRTSEA, from the exons ATGGAGGACAAGGCCCAGACCCAGGAAGCCCTCAAGACCCAGGGAGAGCTGGTGAGGAGGCTGAAGGCGGAGAAGGCCAGCAAACACCAG attGATGAAGAGGTAGCCAAACTGCTGGCGCTGAAAGCTCAGATAGGAGGAGACGATGGCAAACATCAGTTTGTCCTCAAGACGGCAAAG GGAACGAGGGACTACAACCCCAAGCAGATGGCCATCAGAGAGAGAGTCTTCAGCACCATCATCGGCTGCTTCAAACGCCACGGAGCAGAAACCATAGACACACCTGTTTTTGAACTGAAG GAAACGTTAACAGGGAAGTATGGAGAGGATTCCAAGCTCATCTACGACCTGAAGGACCAAGGAGGAGAGCTGCTGTCCCTCAGATATGACCTCACT GTGCCCTTTGCCCGCTACCTGGCGATGAACAAGATAACCAACATCAAGCGGTACCACATCGCTAAGGTCTACCGCCGCGATAACCCAGCTATGACTCGCGGACGCTACAGGGAGTTCTACCAATGC gactTTGACATAGCAGGGCAGTATGACGCCATGATTCCAGATGCAGAGTGTCTGAAGATTGTCCATGAGATCCTCAGTGGGCTGGACCTCGGAGACTTCCGGATCAAG GTCAACGACAGACGCATTCTTGATGGGATGTTTGCTGTGTGTGGTGTTCCAGATGACAAGTTCCGCACCATCTGTTCAACAGTGGATAAACTGGACAAG ATGCCCTGGGAGGACGTGAGGAAGGAGATGGTGAATGAGAAGGGCCTGTCAGAGGAGGCAGCAGACCACATTGGGGAATACGTCAGTTTACAAG GTGGAATGGACTTAGCAGAGCGCCTCCTTCAGGACCAGAAGATGTCTCAGAGTAAGCAGGCCTGTGCTGGTCTGTCGGACATCAAGCTGCTCTTCAGCTACCTGCAGCTCTTCCAGGTCACAGACAAG GTGGTGTTTGACCTCAGTCTGGCTCGGGGTCTGGACTACTACACAGGAATCATTTACGAGGCGGTGCTGACTCAGGCGGGTGTGTCCAGCGAAGCCCAAAACGGGGCACCCGCAGAGGAGAGTGTGAGCGTGGGCAGCGTGGCGGGCGGCGGCCGATACGACGGCCTGGTGGGCATGTTTGACCCCAAGGGGAGGAAGGTACCGTGTGTGGGCGTCAGCATCGGCATCGAGAGGATCTTCTCCATCATGGAGCAGAAGGCTGAG GCCTCAGCAGAGAAGGTCCGCACCACTGAGGTTCAGGTCATGGTGGCGTCGGCTCAGAAGAACCTGCTGGAGGAAAGACTCAAACTGGTCACTGAGCTCTGGAATGCTGGCATtaag gcAGAGGTGATGTACAAGAAGAACCCCAAACTGCTGAGTCAGCTGCAGCACTGCGAGGAGTCTGGGATCCCCCTGGTGGCCATAATGGGAGAACAGGAGCTGAAGGATGGAGTGGTGAAACTCCGCGTCGTGGCCACCAGAGAGGAG GTCGATATCTCCAGAGCAGCTCTTGTAGATGAGATCAGGAGGAGGACCTCTGAGGCCTAG
- the hars gene encoding histidine--tRNA ligase isoform X1, whose amino-acid sequence MLGMFCVRAGSGLMGFRAAPRVRSLHSLPGITVAQIDEEVAKLLALKAQIGGDDGKHQFVLKTAKGTRDYNPKQMAIRERVFSTIIGCFKRHGAETIDTPVFELKETLTGKYGEDSKLIYDLKDQGGELLSLRYDLTVPFARYLAMNKITNIKRYHIAKVYRRDNPAMTRGRYREFYQCDFDIAGQYDAMIPDAECLKIVHEILSGLDLGDFRIKVNDRRILDGMFAVCGVPDDKFRTICSTVDKLDKMPWEDVRKEMVNEKGLSEEAADHIGEYVSLQGGMDLAERLLQDQKMSQSKQACAGLSDIKLLFSYLQLFQVTDKVVFDLSLARGLDYYTGIIYEAVLTQAGVSSEAQNGAPAEESVSVGSVAGGGRYDGLVGMFDPKGRKVPCVGVSIGIERIFSIMEQKAEASAEKVRTTEVQVMVASAQKNLLEERLKLVTELWNAGIKAEVMYKKNPKLLSQLQHCEESGIPLVAIMGEQELKDGVVKLRVVATREEVDISRAALVDEIRRRTSEA is encoded by the exons ATGCTGGGCATGTTTTGTGTTCGTGCTGGCTCTGGTCTGATGGGCTTCCGGGCTGCACCACGTGTCCGATCTCTGCATTCTTTACCTGGGATCACTGTGGCTCAG attGATGAAGAGGTAGCCAAACTGCTGGCGCTGAAAGCTCAGATAGGAGGAGACGATGGCAAACATCAGTTTGTCCTCAAGACGGCAAAG GGAACGAGGGACTACAACCCCAAGCAGATGGCCATCAGAGAGAGAGTCTTCAGCACCATCATCGGCTGCTTCAAACGCCACGGAGCAGAAACCATAGACACACCTGTTTTTGAACTGAAG GAAACGTTAACAGGGAAGTATGGAGAGGATTCCAAGCTCATCTACGACCTGAAGGACCAAGGAGGAGAGCTGCTGTCCCTCAGATATGACCTCACT GTGCCCTTTGCCCGCTACCTGGCGATGAACAAGATAACCAACATCAAGCGGTACCACATCGCTAAGGTCTACCGCCGCGATAACCCAGCTATGACTCGCGGACGCTACAGGGAGTTCTACCAATGC gactTTGACATAGCAGGGCAGTATGACGCCATGATTCCAGATGCAGAGTGTCTGAAGATTGTCCATGAGATCCTCAGTGGGCTGGACCTCGGAGACTTCCGGATCAAG GTCAACGACAGACGCATTCTTGATGGGATGTTTGCTGTGTGTGGTGTTCCAGATGACAAGTTCCGCACCATCTGTTCAACAGTGGATAAACTGGACAAG ATGCCCTGGGAGGACGTGAGGAAGGAGATGGTGAATGAGAAGGGCCTGTCAGAGGAGGCAGCAGACCACATTGGGGAATACGTCAGTTTACAAG GTGGAATGGACTTAGCAGAGCGCCTCCTTCAGGACCAGAAGATGTCTCAGAGTAAGCAGGCCTGTGCTGGTCTGTCGGACATCAAGCTGCTCTTCAGCTACCTGCAGCTCTTCCAGGTCACAGACAAG GTGGTGTTTGACCTCAGTCTGGCTCGGGGTCTGGACTACTACACAGGAATCATTTACGAGGCGGTGCTGACTCAGGCGGGTGTGTCCAGCGAAGCCCAAAACGGGGCACCCGCAGAGGAGAGTGTGAGCGTGGGCAGCGTGGCGGGCGGCGGCCGATACGACGGCCTGGTGGGCATGTTTGACCCCAAGGGGAGGAAGGTACCGTGTGTGGGCGTCAGCATCGGCATCGAGAGGATCTTCTCCATCATGGAGCAGAAGGCTGAG GCCTCAGCAGAGAAGGTCCGCACCACTGAGGTTCAGGTCATGGTGGCGTCGGCTCAGAAGAACCTGCTGGAGGAAAGACTCAAACTGGTCACTGAGCTCTGGAATGCTGGCATtaag gcAGAGGTGATGTACAAGAAGAACCCCAAACTGCTGAGTCAGCTGCAGCACTGCGAGGAGTCTGGGATCCCCCTGGTGGCCATAATGGGAGAACAGGAGCTGAAGGATGGAGTGGTGAAACTCCGCGTCGTGGCCACCAGAGAGGAG GTCGATATCTCCAGAGCAGCTCTTGTAGATGAGATCAGGAGGAGGACCTCTGAGGCCTAG